Genomic DNA from Desulfuromonas versatilis:
GTCCTTTTCCATCAGCCCCTGCTCCAGGCGGACGCAGCGGCCGTTTTTCAGATCGATTGCCGGCAGGATGATCATGGTGAACCTTTCGTAGGGGCAGGCCTCGTGCCTGCCCGGGGCACCCACAAGGGGCGCCCCTACATTTCGCCGAAATTTTTGAAAATACTCAGCCCCACATGCTGGCTCTTTTCCGGGTGGAACTGGGTGGCCAGGATGTTGTCGCGCCACAGCGCGGCGCAGAACTCCACCTCGCCGTAGCGGCAGCTGGCGGCGATATCCCCCGCATTCTCCGCGGCGCAGTAGTAAGAGTGGACGAAGTAGACGAAGCTGCCGTCCTCGATGCCGTTGAAGATCGGCGCCGGGCGGCGGATGCGGATGTTGTTCCAGCCCATGTGCGGCACCTTGAGCCGCTCGCCCTTCTCGAGCATGCCCGAGGGGAAGCGCAGCACCTTGCCGGGGATCAGCCCCAGGCCCTGGTGGCGGCCGAACTCCTCGCTTTCGTCGAAGAGCATCTGCATGCCGACGCAGATGCCGAGCAGCGGCTTGCCGGCCGCGACGTGGGCCCGCAGCGGCTCGACGAAGCCCCCTTCACGCAGGTTGTGAATGCAGTCGCGAAAGGCGCCGACGCCGGGCAGTACCACCTTCTCGGCCGAAGCGATGTCCGCCGGGTCGCTGCTGACGCGGGCGCTGAAGCCGAGGGTCTCGAAGGCCTTCTGCACGCTGCGCAGGTTGCCCATCTCGTAATCGATGATGTTGATCATGGCGCGCTATTCCAGTTTACCCTTGGTCGAGAGCACCCCCTTGACCCGCGGGTCGAAGCCGGTGGCCTCGTCGAGAGCCCGGGCGAAGGCCTTGAAGATTCCCTCGATGATGTGGTGCAGGTTGTCGCCGTAGGCCAGGTTGACGTGCAGGTTGGCGCCGGCGTGGTTGCAAAAGGCGACGAAGAACTCCTCGACCAGCTCGGTGTCGAAGTCGCCGACCTTTGCCTTGGGCATGTCGACGTTGAACACCAGGAACGGTCGCCCGGAAAAGTCGATGATCACCGAGGCGAGCGCCTCGTGCATCGGCATGGTGCCGCGCCCGTAGCGGCGCACCCCCTGCTTGTCGCCGAGGGCCTGCTTGAAGGCCTCGCCGAGGCAGATGCCGATGTCCTCCACTGTGTGGTGGGCGTCGATCTCGATGTCGCCGGTCGCCTCGACCTCCAGGTCGAAAAAGCCGTGGCGGGCCACCTGGGTCAGCATGTGGTCGAGAAACGGCACCGAGGTGCTGATGCGGTTCTTCCCCTCCCCGTTCAGCTCCAGGCTCAGGCGGATGTCGGTTTCCTTGGTCTTGCGTTCGATTTTCGCGCTGCGGCCCATGGTGATCTCCGATGGCGATGGTGGGGGCGATCCCGGGGATCGCCCTGGGCGAATACGTGATTCGCCCCTACGATTTTTCCAGCCGGATCGAAACCGACTTGGCGTGGGCCTCGAGCCCTTCGAGTTCGGCGATGTGCACGATCTGTCTGCCGAGCCGCTCGAGCCCGGCGCGGCTGAAGGAGACGATGCTCGACTTCTTGACGAAATCATCCACCCCCAGCGGCGAGAAAAAGCGGGCGGTGCCGCCGGTGGGCAGGGTGTGGTTGGGCCCGGCCAGGTAGTCGCCGGCCGCCTCGGGGGTGTGGTGGCCCATGAAGATCGCCCCGGCATGGCGGATCAGCGGCAGGATCTCGAAGGGATTGTCCACCGCCAGTTCCAGATGCTCGGGGGCGATGCGGTTGGAAAAGGCGATGGCCTCCTGGAGGTTTTCGGCGACGATCACCGCCCCGTAGCTGTCGATGGACTGGCGGGCGATGGCTTCGCGCGAGAGCTTGCCGAGTTGCTCCTCCAGCGCGGCGGCCACCTTCAGGCCGAAGGCCTCGTCGGTGGTGATCAGCACCGAGGAGGCGAGCTCGTCGTGCTCAGCCTGGGAGAGCAGGTCGGCGGCGATGTGCGCCGGGTCGCCGCTGCCGTCGTTGATGACCAGGATCTCGCTGGGCCCGGCGATCATGTCGATGTCGACCTGGCCGAAGACCTGCTGCTTGGCGGTGGCCACGTAGATGTTGCCCGGTCCGGTGATCTTGTCGACCCGCGGCACGCTCCGGGTGCCGTAGGCGAGCGCCGCCACGGCCTGGGCGCCGCCGATCTTGAAGATTTTATCCACACCGGCCAGGTGGGCGGCGGCCAGCACGTGGGGATTGACCTCGCCGCCGGGCATCGGCACCACCATGATCACCTCGGCCACCCCGGCCACCTTGGCGGGGACCGCGTTCATCAGCACCGAGGAGGGGTAGGCGGCCTTGCCGCCGGGGACGTAGATGCCGACCCGGTCGAGGGGCCGCACCATCTGCCCGAGCAGCACGTCGGGCTCGTCGGTGGAGAGCCAAGTCTCGGTCTTCTGCTTGCGGTGGTAGGCGGCGATGCGCTCGGCGGCCAGCTTCAGCGCAGCCAGGGACTCTTCGCTGACCGCGGCCAGCGCCCGCTCGATCTCACCCTGGCTGACCTGCATGGTCTTGGCGTTGAGCTGCAGCCGGTCGAACTTGGCGGTGTAGTCGAACAGCGCCTGGTCGCCGCGCTCGCGCACGTCGGCGATGATGTTGCCCACCGCCACCTCGACATCGGCCTGAGCGGCTTCGCCGCGCCCGACGATCTCGGCGAAGGCGGCATCGAAACCCGGGTCGCTGAATCGCAGAATCTTGATCATGACATCTCCTGGAAACCGGGGAGCAGGAAGACGGGAGGGAGGATATGGCTTTTTCTTCTCACTTCTCCCTTCTTCCGTCTCCCTTTATACAGACAGCTTGACCTGGTCGCCGATGACCTTTTCCAGCCCCTCGATGATGCGGGTGATGCGCTGGTGCTTGGTCTTGAGGCTGGCGCGGTTGACGATCAGCCGGGTGGTGATCTCGGCGATGGTCTCCACCTCGACCATGCCGTTCTCCCGCAGGGTGGCCCCGGTGGAGACCAGGTCGACGATGCGCTCGGAGAGCCCGACCAGCGGCGCCAGCTCGATGGAGCCGTAGAGCTTGATCAGCTCGACCTGGATCCCCTTGGCGGCGAAGTAGCGCTCGGTGACGTTGGGGTACTTGGTGGCCACCCTGATGTTGGACCAGTTGACCGGGTCGTCCTCCCGGCGCAGCTCCTTGGGCTCGGCGACCACCATGCGGCAGTAGCCGAACTTCAGGTCCAACGGCTCGTAGAGGTCCTTGCCCTGCTCGAGCAAGGTGTCCTTGCCGACCACGCCCAGGTCGGCGCAGCCGTACTCGACATAGGTCGGCACGTCGGTGGCGCGCACCGCCATGAAGCGGAACTTGCTCTCGGGGTTTTCGAACACCAGCTTGCGACTCCCCTTCTCCATTTCGGGACAGGTGATCCCGATCTTGGCGAACAGTTCCATGGAGTCCTGCATGATGCGCCCCTTGGGCAGGGCGAAGGTGATGTAGTCGCTCATTGAAAACCTCGTGATGCGTAAGCCGTAAGGCGTAATAGGTAATTGGCGAAAGAAGGGGTTTTACCAGTTACGAATTACGAATCACCAATTACGGATTTGCCGTATTAAGCCGGCGCCCGCTCGATCTGGGCGCCCAGGGCCTTGAGCTTCTCCTCGATGCGTTCGTAGCCGCGGTCGAGGTGGTAGATGCGCGAGACCTCGGTGGTGTTGTCGGCGGCCAGCCCCGCGAGCACCAGCGAAGCGCTGGCGCGCAGGTCGGTGGCCATGACCGGGGCGCCGAGCAGCCCCTTGACTCCCTTCACCGTGGCTGTATGCCCCTCGATGCGGATGTCGGCCCCCAGGCGCTGCAGTTCGCAGACGTGCATGAAGCGGTTCTCGAAGACGTTCTCGGTGATCGAGCTGGTGCCGCCGCCCAGCGTCATCAGCGCCATGAACTGGGCCTGCATGTCGGTGGGAAAGCCCGGGTGCGGGCTGGTCTTGATGTCCACCGAATTGATCTTGCGCGGACCCTTGACGCGGAGGCCGCCGTCCTCGGCCCAGACCTCGGCGCCGGCCTCGCGCAGCTTGGCGATCAGCGCCTCGAGGTGGTCGGGAATCGCCCCGTTGACCAGCACGTCGCCGCGGGTGATGGCGGCGGCGACCATGAAGGTCCCGGCCTCGATGCGATCGGGCATCACCGCGTAATCCATGGGCCGCAGCTCCTCGACCCCCTCGATGACCACCGTGTCGCTGCCGGCCCCCTCGATGCGCGCCCCCATCCGGTTGAGAGCCTCGGCCAGGTCGATGATTTCCGGTTCGCGGGCGGCGTTCTCGAGGATCGTGGTCCCCTTGGCCAGCGCCGCGGCCATCATCAGGTTTTCGGTGCCGCCCACGGTGGGCAGGTCGAAATAGATGCGGGCGCCGTGCAGGCGCTTGGCGCGCGCCTCGACGTAGCCGTGGTCGAGGGAGATCTTGGCCCCCATCGCCTCGAGCCCCTTGAGGTGCAAGCCGATGGGCCGGGCGCCGATGGCGCAGCCGCCGGGCAGACTGACCCGGGCATGGCCGAGCCGGGCCACCAGGGGACCGAGCACCAGCACCGAGGCGCGCATGGTGCGCACCAGGTCGTAGGGGGCTTCGACGCTGCGGATCTCCCCGGCGTCGATGGCGAAGGTGCCGTTTTCGCGAACAACATGGGCGCCGAGGATCTTCAACAGCTTCTCGGCGGTGTCGATGTCCCGCAGGTGTGGGACATTGGCCAGACGGTGCCGCCCCGGGGCGAGCAGTGTGGCGAACAGCAGCGGTAGCGAGGCGTTTTTTGCCCCGCTGACCTGGACCTGGCCCTTGAGACGGTTGCCGCCGTGAATGATGATCTTATCCAATTCTATACCCTGCAGGCGCCCGCCAGGGGGCGCGGAAAAAAGGCCATGGCGCTACGAAACGGCCGCCTTGCGACCGCCGACCACCCGGGGCACCCCGGCGTAGTCGTCCCGGCAGCAGATCTCGCTGAGCCCGGCAGCCGCGAACAGCCGCTGCACCGACTCGGCCTGGTCGATGCCGACCTCGACCAGCAGCCAGCCGCCCTGCCGGAGCATGGCCGGGACCCTGGCGGCCAGAATCCGGTAACAGTCCAGCCCGTCGGCCCCGCCGGCCAGGGCGAGGCGGGGCTCGAAGTCTTTCACCTCGGGCATCAGCCCGGCGAGGTCCCCCTCTGGGATGTAGGGGGGATTGGAGACCACCAGGTCGTAGGGTCCGCCTTGGAAAGAGGCCAGATCCGCCTGGCGGAAGTCGACCCGGGCGGCCACCCCGTTGCGTTCGGCATTGCCGAGGGCCACCTGCAGCGCCGCGGCGCTGAGGTCGATGCCTTCGACCTGCGCTTCGGCCAGTTCGTGGGCCAAGGCGATGGCCACCGCCCCGCTGCCCAGGCCGATATCGAGAATGCGGCAGGCGCCCGAGACCCGCTTGAGCCCCTCCTCGACCAGCACCTCGGTGTCGGGCCGGGGGATCAGCACCGCGGGGGTCACCTGCAGCGGCAGGGACCAGAACTCGGTATGGCCGAGAATGTACTGCACCGGTTCGCGCCTGGCGCGCCGGCCCACGAGGGCCCGGAAGGCAGCCTGTTCGTCGGGGGTGAGGGGCTTGTCGTAGTTGAGGTAGAGCCCGACCCGGTCGAGCCCGAGCAGGTCGGCGAGCATGATTTCGGCATCGCGCCGCCCTTCCTCGATCCCCCTCTCGCGAAAATAGCCTGCGGTCCACTGCAGGATCTTCAGCACCGTCCAGCGTTCGGCCAAGCTACTTCTCCTGGCTCGCCATCGACTCGCTCTGGTAATGGGTGGTCAGGGAGTCGACGATCTCGTCGAGGTCCCCGGCCATGATGCTCTCGAGCCGGTAGAGGGTCAGGCCGATGCGGTGGTCGGTGCAGCGCCCCTGGGGGAAATTATAGGTGCGGATGCGCTCGCTGCGATCGCCGCTGCCCACCTGGCTCTTGCGGTCGGCGGCCATCTTCGCCTCCTGCTCGGCGCGCATGCTGTCGAGGATGCGCGACTTGAGCACCTTCATCGCCTTGGCCTTGTTCTTGTGCTGGGACTTCTCGTCCTGGCAGGAGACCACCACCCCGGTCGGGAGGTGGGTGATGCGCACCGCCGACTCGGTCTTGTTGACGTGCTGGCCGCCGGCGCCCGAGGCGCGGTAGACGTCGATGCGCAGGTCGCCGGGGTCGATGTCCAGGTCCACGTCCTCGGCCTCGGGGAGCACCGCCACGGTGCAGGCCGAGGTGTGGATGCGCCCCTGCGCCTCGGTCTCGGGGACCCGCTGCACCCGGTGGGTGCCGCTTTCGTACTTGAGCCGCGAGTAGACCCGCTGGCCGCTGACCATGGCGATGACTTCCTTGAAACCGCCGGCGTCGGACTCGGCGGCGCTCAGCAGCTCGACCTTCCACCCCTTGGTGTCGGCGTAGCGCGAGTACATGCGAAACAGGTCGCCGGCGAACAGAGCGGCCTCGTCGCCGCCGGTGCCGGCGCGCACCTCGAGGATGATGTTCTTCTCGTCGTTGGGGTCCTTGGGCAGCAGTAGCACCTTGAGCTGCTGCTCCAGCTCCTCCTGGCGCTGCTCCAGTTCCTCGAGCTCGGCGCGGGCCATCTCCTTGATCTCCGGATCGGCGTCGCGCAGCAACTCGCGGTTCCCCTCGATCTGCTCACGGACCTTGCAGTAGGCGCCGTAAACCTCGACCACCTCGGAGAGATCGGCGTGCTCCCGGGTCAGGGCACGGAACTTCTCCTGGTTGGCCATGACCGACGGGTCGGAGAGCAGCCCCTCCACTTCGCGGAAACGATCGACGACTTCTTCGAGCTTGGTGAACATCCGGTTCAATCACCATGTAGGGGCGCAACATCTTGCGCCCTTTGATTATTTATAGTCCGTTGCAACCGGGCGGGGTGACCCCGCCCCTACGATAATTCCGCGAATTCCTTGCGTACCTCGAGCATCTTGCCGCAGGTCATCTTCCCCTCGGGGCAGGCGCCGGCGACACAGCCGGGGCCGGCGTCGGCGAACAGCACCGGCGCGGCGCGGCGGGCCAGGCGCAGCATCTCCACGGCCATGGCGCGAATCTCCCACTGGGCCCGGCGGCAGCAGCGCAGGGCGAAGAAATGCCTGAGCTCGCGGCCGTTCATGCTGACCACGATCTTGGTCTCGGCGGCGTTGGGCAGCACGAAACGGGCGTCCTCGGCGGGGATGCCGGCCTCGAGCAGCTGGCCGTAAACCTGGTGGATCTCGTCGAGCAGGCTGTCGAAACGCTCCCTGAGAGCCGGCTGCGCGGCAATCGAAGGGGGCGTCACCGCGGCAAAGCGCTCCTTGTGGGAGACGTAGCGCTGGCTCTGCTGGGAATAGGAGGCGATGCGGTGG
This window encodes:
- the hisH gene encoding imidazole glycerol phosphate synthase subunit HisH, with product MINIIDYEMGNLRSVQKAFETLGFSARVSSDPADIASAEKVVLPGVGAFRDCIHNLREGGFVEPLRAHVAAGKPLLGICVGMQMLFDESEEFGRHQGLGLIPGKVLRFPSGMLEKGERLKVPHMGWNNIRIRRPAPIFNGIEDGSFVYFVHSYYCAAENAGDIAASCRYGEVEFCAALWRDNILATQFHPEKSQHVGLSIFKNFGEM
- the hisB gene encoding imidazoleglycerol-phosphate dehydratase HisB; amino-acid sequence: MGRSAKIERKTKETDIRLSLELNGEGKNRISTSVPFLDHMLTQVARHGFFDLEVEATGDIEIDAHHTVEDIGICLGEAFKQALGDKQGVRRYGRGTMPMHEALASVIIDFSGRPFLVFNVDMPKAKVGDFDTELVEEFFVAFCNHAGANLHVNLAYGDNLHHIIEGIFKAFARALDEATGFDPRVKGVLSTKGKLE
- the hisD gene encoding histidinol dehydrogenase, which translates into the protein MIKILRFSDPGFDAAFAEIVGRGEAAQADVEVAVGNIIADVRERGDQALFDYTAKFDRLQLNAKTMQVSQGEIERALAAVSEESLAALKLAAERIAAYHRKQKTETWLSTDEPDVLLGQMVRPLDRVGIYVPGGKAAYPSSVLMNAVPAKVAGVAEVIMVVPMPGGEVNPHVLAAAHLAGVDKIFKIGGAQAVAALAYGTRSVPRVDKITGPGNIYVATAKQQVFGQVDIDMIAGPSEILVINDGSGDPAHIAADLLSQAEHDELASSVLITTDEAFGLKVAAALEEQLGKLSREAIARQSIDSYGAVIVAENLQEAIAFSNRIAPEHLELAVDNPFEILPLIRHAGAIFMGHHTPEAAGDYLAGPNHTLPTGGTARFFSPLGVDDFVKKSSIVSFSRAGLERLGRQIVHIAELEGLEAHAKSVSIRLEKS
- the hisG gene encoding ATP phosphoribosyltransferase, with protein sequence MSDYITFALPKGRIMQDSMELFAKIGITCPEMEKGSRKLVFENPESKFRFMAVRATDVPTYVEYGCADLGVVGKDTLLEQGKDLYEPLDLKFGYCRMVVAEPKELRREDDPVNWSNIRVATKYPNVTERYFAAKGIQVELIKLYGSIELAPLVGLSERIVDLVSTGATLRENGMVEVETIAEITTRLIVNRASLKTKHQRITRIIEGLEKVIGDQVKLSV
- the murA gene encoding UDP-N-acetylglucosamine 1-carboxyvinyltransferase; its protein translation is MDKIIIHGGNRLKGQVQVSGAKNASLPLLFATLLAPGRHRLANVPHLRDIDTAEKLLKILGAHVVRENGTFAIDAGEIRSVEAPYDLVRTMRASVLVLGPLVARLGHARVSLPGGCAIGARPIGLHLKGLEAMGAKISLDHGYVEARAKRLHGARIYFDLPTVGGTENLMMAAALAKGTTILENAAREPEIIDLAEALNRMGARIEGAGSDTVVIEGVEELRPMDYAVMPDRIEAGTFMVAAAITRGDVLVNGAIPDHLEALIAKLREAGAEVWAEDGGLRVKGPRKINSVDIKTSPHPGFPTDMQAQFMALMTLGGGTSSITENVFENRFMHVCELQRLGADIRIEGHTATVKGVKGLLGAPVMATDLRASASLVLAGLAADNTTEVSRIYHLDRGYERIEEKLKALGAQIERAPA
- the prmC gene encoding peptide chain release factor N(5)-glutamine methyltransferase is translated as MAERWTVLKILQWTAGYFRERGIEEGRRDAEIMLADLLGLDRVGLYLNYDKPLTPDEQAAFRALVGRRARREPVQYILGHTEFWSLPLQVTPAVLIPRPDTEVLVEEGLKRVSGACRILDIGLGSGAVAIALAHELAEAQVEGIDLSAAALQVALGNAERNGVAARVDFRQADLASFQGGPYDLVVSNPPYIPEGDLAGLMPEVKDFEPRLALAGGADGLDCYRILAARVPAMLRQGGWLLVEVGIDQAESVQRLFAAAGLSEICCRDDYAGVPRVVGGRKAAVS
- the prfA gene encoding peptide chain release factor 1 — protein: MFTKLEEVVDRFREVEGLLSDPSVMANQEKFRALTREHADLSEVVEVYGAYCKVREQIEGNRELLRDADPEIKEMARAELEELEQRQEELEQQLKVLLLPKDPNDEKNIILEVRAGTGGDEAALFAGDLFRMYSRYADTKGWKVELLSAAESDAGGFKEVIAMVSGQRVYSRLKYESGTHRVQRVPETEAQGRIHTSACTVAVLPEAEDVDLDIDPGDLRIDVYRASGAGGQHVNKTESAVRITHLPTGVVVSCQDEKSQHKNKAKAMKVLKSRILDSMRAEQEAKMAADRKSQVGSGDRSERIRTYNFPQGRCTDHRIGLTLYRLESIMAGDLDEIVDSLTTHYQSESMASQEK
- the thyX gene encoding FAD-dependent thymidylate synthase, whose translation is MLVQLLTHTPDPEQVVAAAARLCYSASSIEQLLEKSRTDREAFLQKILSLGHLSVLEHACFTFGIEGISRACSHQLVRHRIASYSQQSQRYVSHKERFAAVTPPSIAAQPALRERFDSLLDEIHQVYGQLLEAGIPAEDARFVLPNAAETKIVVSMNGRELRHFFALRCCRRAQWEIRAMAVEMLRLARRAAPVLFADAGPGCVAGACPEGKMTCGKMLEVRKEFAELS